The genomic region TGTAACTGGCCCTGCGTAATCTAATCCAGTTATGAAAAAAGGTTGTGATATATTAACACGATGTTCTGGCAAATCAGCCATAATCGTAGAACCAGGTTTGGGTTTAAACCGATAGCATCTAATGCAATTCCTTACAACTGTTTTAGCTAGGGACATCCCCGCAATTATCCAAAATTTTTGACGAACTGTCGCTAACAAGAGTTGTGGACCTGCATGTTGAAGTTGCACATGCTCATGTCTCAATATTAGTTTGCTTAAAACATGAATCTTATCTAATAGTAAGGGATGTTTCCCATCATAATTCCTAGAAGATTTTCTAAGACGTCCTCCTACTCTCAATAATCCAGTTTCATCTAGAAAAGGCGTTAAAGGTAATAATCTACTCTTTGACGAAAGGTCTTTACCGttatttaataatgaaatttcTTCAACAAAACTTTCTGTCTGAGCTAATCTAACAAGAAAAACCTCTGAATCAGTAAATTCGATTGCTGAAATCGGGCCATACCTTCTACTATTAGACTTTGACTTTGAATTATTAACAAATCTTCTACAATAAGCCATAATTCTAATTAATTTGTTCAGATTCGAGTATTTATAAAAAAGtgaattaaaatcattttttatagaAACTAATGCCTTAGATTTCTTTCTCATTTCAGGAAGGTTTGATATATCAAGTAAATCATAGAACTTAGTTTTATCAAAATCTGTTGATAAAAATTGAGGGCCATTAAACCAGAGCTTACAGTGAGCTAATTGGTCTGGCAAAATTCCTCTACTACCAATATCTGCAGGATTCTCAGACGAGCTAACATAATTCCAATTTTCAATTGTAGTACATCTTTGAATTTCTGCAACACGGTTTCCAACAAAAACTTGAAGGTTTGCTGGGTCATTATTGAGCCAATGCAAAACAATTTGTGAATCACACCAATAATATGGAGTGTACTGAAAAGTAACAGAATCTGAAACAGATTTCATAAGTTGGACCAATAATAAGCTACCACACAATTCTAATCGAGGAATAGTCAATATTTTGACTGGGGCGACTTTAGTCTTAGCACATAACAAGTGAACATTTATAGAACCTTGTGAATCAATGCATCGAGTATAAATTGTTGCACAATATGCGTATTGTGAAGCATCACTAAATCCATGTAATTCTATTATTTTAGGTTTATTACTCAGAACGCACCGTGGAATTCTTAAATCATTTAAGTGACATAACTTAGACTGGAACTTTTTCCATTTATCACACAAATCAAAGGGGACTTCGGAATCCCAATCAAGTTTTAACGACCAAAGAGATTGAATCATAATTTTTACTAGGATTATACAACAGCTGGCTAAACCTAAGGGATCATAAATTTTTGCGATTGCAGAAAGCATTGTGCGCTtcgttatttttgataaaagatCAGGGTTTTCAACATGAAAACTGAAAATATCTAACTTACTAGACCATTGAATACCAAGAGTTTTAATACACTCGTGATCTCCTAAATTAAGTACTTTTAAAGGATCGGAATAATCTTTAAAGTGATCTAATACCAATTGGTTGTTTGAAGACCATTTCCTTAAATTAAAACAAGCTGACTTCAATATTTTGACCACTTCATCACATCTTTTAATAGCTTCAGCCTCACTTGAAAATCCAGTAATGAGATCGTCAACATAAAAATCTCTCAGAATAATTTCACTTGCTTCAGGaaacttgattttattatcaaatgaCAATTGCTGGATACACCTAATGGCTAGATATGGCGCACTGGCAGTGCCATATGTTAcggtttttaaattataaattgaaATTGGCTGAGAAGGACTACTATTCCTCAAGACAATTTTTTGCATTCTTCTGTCATCGGGATGAACAAGTATCATCCTATACATTTTGCTGATGTCGGAAACAACAACAACTGCATGTTGTCTAAATCTAATCAAAATactcaaaatattattttgaattgctGGTCCTGAATATTGGATATCATTCAATGACTTCCCATTAGTCGATGGGGCAGAACCATTAAAAACAACACGGAGTTTGGTTGTCAGGCTTTCATTTTTGATAACACCATGATGtggtaaaaaataattaggtTCTGTGGTGCCTTCCGCATCTAAATTATAATCAATTGACATGTGATCTAAATCTAAATATTCTTTCATGAAAtttaaataaccatttttaagttCGGGACATTTCTTAAATCTATCCTCTAAATACAATAATCTTTTAACAGCTAATTGTTTAGAATCGCCTAGGACAGAAGGATGTTCCTTCCAGggaattttaacaataaattgaCCAGTTTCTgatcgagaaaatgaatttttaaaatgattttcaACATAAACATCATCCTTTGAATAAGAAATATGAGACTTTGGCTCTTCAACAGACCAAAATTTCTCTAATTGTAAATCATCACTActaaatatttgtgaaaaatgACATCTAATATGATTTTTTGTTGGATATGGAACTTTACCAACCACAATATAACCAAAAACAGTATTTTGGAGGGAGGGTAAATTCTTTCCAAGATCTATGCGACCATCTAACATTATATCCCAAAACAAACTAGCATCAAGTAACATATCTACCTTACTGCTTACATTAAATGAATCATCTGCCAAAGTTATATTAGGGGGTATTgagaaatttgagacattaaaagtATAAGTTGGCAAATTCTCAGTAATCTGTTGCACCACTATGCAATGTAAATTTGActtaaaattgtttaatatagaaccaatttttaattgacattttttatttaaagatgaaaCGGAATTATTAATTCCTGAAACACAAATATTTACTCTATTTGTGTCTAAATCGAGTTTACTTAGAAAATCCTCTGTAATAAAACATGATTGGCTCCCTGAATCTAGGATTACTCGTGCGATATGAGTATTTCCGTATCTATCATATACTCTAACTTTAGCAGTACTCAACAGTACATAATCATTATTtgaacaattattttttaaaacaatctCATTTCTATTAACATTATTTTCTGAAGTATTAGTTGACAACTTAACTTTATTTGGTTCATTCTCGGAATCATTGTTCGGGTTGAAATTATTTGAACTGTTGTCTTTAACATGAATATCAGATGGTTTATTTTCATGTAAAAGAGAACTGTGTTTGGCTTTACATATCTTACAACCGAACGATTTACATTGTTTGTAGGAATGTCCGGTACATAAACAATTTCGGCATaaatttaattgttttattttatcccATCTTTGGGTTACTGAAAGTTTAAGAAATTCTTCACATAGGTAAATCAAAtgattttgtttacaaaaattacaacttCTGCTTTTACTAGTTAGCAGAGATCTAGAGCGTTTATCTTGGTAATTAGATTTATAATCCGGTTTTGTCACATTGCTTAACTCTATAGTTTCCAAAAAATCAGCACGATTCTTCAAGAATTCAAGAAATTCGTTTAAACTTGGCAAATaattatctatttttcttttttcccaTTCCCTAGAACTAAATTTATCCAATTTACCACTTACCAAATACACCATAATAGCATCCCAATGTTCAGTCGGTAGTTGAAGTGATTTTAAAGCGAATAAATGCTTTTTAACTGAATCTATCATGCTTCTAAAACCTAATGCAgattctttatttaaattttcaatctcaaaaagagcttttaaatgaTTGTTTACTAACATCCGAGAGTTGTCAAATCTGTTGCATAGAGTCTGCCATGCAGAATTGTAATTTTGTGCAGAAAAATCTAAACTTTGTATAATTTTCAATGCATCACCTTTTAAACTCGCACGtaaataatgatatttttgaATATCTGCCAATACTTTATTATGATGAATTAACCCTTCAAAAGTATCTTTAAACTCAATCCACGTCAAATAGTCCCCATGAAAGACAGGTAACTGAATAGGAGGTAATTTGACACCTTCTAATCCACTATATTCATGATTTATATCTAACCTTTTCGACTCTGAACTGGATGAATCGGAACATTTTCTTTTTAAAATCGTTCTTGCTTTAGAcaaagtttttgaaaatatagTATCTAATCGTTGTCTGTTCGCATACTCTTGCTGAATATCTTGATCCTGACAATTTAATTCAATTGACATTTGGATTTCATCAAATTCCGTAACTAAACTTTCAGTTCTTTCAATATTCCATTCTATTTGCGAAAAATGGTCTTCGCTTAAATCATTAATCGCGATATTTGTCATCGACtctataaatttaataaaattgtttaatctTTGTTCAATTATATCTCTTTTGCGATATAATTGACGAAAATCAGAAGCTT from Diabrotica virgifera virgifera chromosome 3, PGI_DIABVI_V3a harbors:
- the LOC126882625 gene encoding uncharacterized protein LOC126882625 translates to MPMKASDFRQLYRKRDIIEQRLNNFIKFIESMTNIAINDLSEDHFSQIEWNIERTESLVTEFDEIQMSIELNCQDQDIQQEYANRQRLDTIFSKTLSKARTILKRKCSDSSSSESKRLDINHEYSGLEGVKLPPIQLPVFHGDYLTWIEFKDTFEGLIHHNKVLADIQKYHYLRASLKGDALKIIQSLDFSAQNYNSAWQTLCNRFDNSRMLVNNHLKALFEIENLNKESALGFRSMIDSVKKHLFALKSLQLPTEHWDAIMVYLVSGKLDKFSSREWEKRKIDNYLPSLNEFLEFLKNRADFLETIELSNVTKPDYKSNYQDKRSRSLLTSKSRSCNFCKQNHLIYLCEEFLKLSVTQRWDKIKQLNLCRNCLCTGHSYKQCKSFGCKICKAKHSSLLHENKPSDIHVKDNSSNNFNPNNDSENEPNKVKLSTNTSENNVNRNEIVLKNNCSNNDYVLLSTAKVRVYDRYGNTHIARELIIPFHL
- the LOC126881379 gene encoding uncharacterized protein LOC126881379 — translated: MIQSLWSLKLDWDSEVPFDLCDKWKKFQSKLCHLNDLRIPRCVLSNKPKIIELHGFSDASQYAYCATIYTRCIDSQGSINVHLLCAKTKVAPVKILTIPRLELCGSLLLVQLMKSVSDSVTFQYTPYYWCDSQIVLHWLNNDPANLQVFVGNRVAEIQRCTTIENWNYVSSSENPADIGSRGILPDQLAHCKLWFNGPQFLSTDFDKTKFYDLLDISNLPEMRKKSKALVSIKNDFNSLFYKYSNLNKLIRIMAYCRRFVNNSKSKSNSRRYGPISAIEFTDSEVFLVRLAQTESFVEEISLLNNGKDLSSKSRLLPLTPFLDETGLLRVGGRLRKSSRNYDGKHPLLLDKIHVLSKLILRHEHVQLQHAGPQLLLATVRQKFWIIAGMSLAKTVVRNCIRCYRFKPKPGSTIMADLPEHRVNISQPFFITGLDYAGPVTLKDRKGRGCKTYKAYICLFICFATKAVHLELISSLTSEAFMAGLRRFVFRRGKPGHLYSDNGTSFVGAKNELKILYDFIRKSEDEIVTSCAAQNIIWHFIPPSTPNFGGLWESNIKGVKYHLSRIIGQTLLTYEEFCTFLIQIEGTLNSRPLYALSSDPNDYTPLTPSHFLIGRPMTAVPDHTFQGEIKINQLSRFQLIQKLLQDFWKQWSKIYLNDLQQRHKWRSSTSTIQVGSLVLLKSDNLPICQWQLGRIVSVHPGDDGEIRVVTVKTAHGLYKRGITKICALPLAETCF